In Triticum urartu cultivar G1812 chromosome 6, Tu2.1, whole genome shotgun sequence, the following proteins share a genomic window:
- the LOC125514972 gene encoding protein TONSOKU has product MARGGGRAREEEEELRGARRGYREAVSEGNREEEARWANVIGDIHKRRGEYVEALRWLRLDYDVTVKYLPQRHLLESCQSLGEVHLRLGQFPQALTYQKKHLQLAKDTDNLVEQQRACTQLGRTYHEILLSSENDHSAIRNAKKYFKAAMKLVKGLRENASSGKSPYLKELIDAYNNLGMLELDLDNFEEAEQLLNQGLKICDEEEVNQYDDARTRLHHNLGNVYTELRNWNKAKVHIEKDIAICRNIDHIQGEAKGFINLGELHSRIQKYDDAKLCYEKALHITKGLEDEDALVDQIHQNIETVTKAAEVLEELKKDEQKLKKLVRDTSNARGTPKERKLLCEQHAWLDNLIEKARMISAWPKHKEFSKGKKRVTNELREKEKQSDALLSIGESYQKLRIFGKARKWYMKSWNMYRSIGNLEGQALAKVNIGNVLDSCGDWAGALQAFEEGYRIAVEGNLPNVQLSALENMHYSHMVRFDSVEDAKQVHQKIDNLKQILNQHGLRDTVSDYCSETESEGGDASDKMLDQEDSDGHAANACSEEPDDHVTLASLVHRSRSSSNTKASKIHSIQKKVDRSCHMDEHTREVLSKSCSNQSGKRRVRVFISDDEADESPEIDQSKKKRTNQTDSLSTSEDIANGTNNRNQVDPTEPRDVYSICTPCPAEESICSFKSSSPTGHGNDGLEIGASSGGKVSSSKPAASGSRICTPASHSQPHGQNAVGLLSTDADHQHLAFRIGQHLVYLDVNACICEAAFNIESLKVEVACVYYLQIPDEKSSKGLLPIIGELKCCGNVLDGAESIDYIGQLASEQKCIDAFVDDWVPKRLMKLYIDFCTKSSEAPNKKLLKKLYNLEVSEDEIILSDCGLQDLSISPLLEALRSHKTIAMLDLSHNMLGNETIESLQQIFASSSQTYGGLTLDLHCNRFGPTALFQICECAVMTERLEVLNLAGNRLTDGCSSYLFTILQKCKALFSLDVEQCSITSRTVQKMADALHEGSVLSHLSIGKNNPISGNTMLNLLSKLASLKRFSQLSLTGIKLNKLMVDKLCLLAQSLSLSGFLLGGTSIGPGGTIRLTEALSSASQELMRLDLSNCGLTTPEFSQICTNLSRVNILDLNLGGNSINMEGCDAVGAILANPQCSLRSLTLDRCNLGLGGITRIIQALAGNDQLEELSVAENANLALERTLHFDEDMQDVSTGTEHRHGHNAEAGDNVAPGNVDLEKMVVADSEDEAANEDRRTVSGPARSCASSCQRNSYSGCQFVQELAEALVSAKQLRVLDLSRNGLSEEAIQSLYSAWASGPRGDGVARKHVGKEVVHFSVDGVACCGLKPCCRRDLQI; this is encoded by the exons atggcgcgcggcggcgggcgggcgagggaggaggaggaggagctgaGGGGCGCGAGGCGCGGGTACCGGGAGGCGGTGTCGGAGGGGAAccgggaggaggaggcgcggTGGGCCAACGTCATCGGCGACATCCACAAGCGCCGCGGCGAGTACGTCGAGGCGCTCCGCTGGCTGCGCCTCGACTACGACGTCACCGTCAAGTACCTCCCGCAGCGCCACCTGCTCGAGTCCTGCCAGTCGCTCGGCGAGGTCCACCTCCGCCTCGGCCAATTCCCCCAGGCCCTCACCTACCAG AAGAAGCACCTACAACTTGCCAAGGACACCGATAACCTTGTTGAGCAGCAGCGAGCTTGTACCCAGCTTGGGAGGACCTACCATGAAATTCTTCTAAGTTCTGAAAATGACCACAGTGCCATACGGAATGCCAAGAAGTATTTCAAAGCTGCCATGAAACTGGTAAAGGGTCTAAGAGAGAATGCCTCGTCTGGAAAATCACCCTACCTGAAGGAGCTCATTGACGCATACAATAATTTGGGAATGCTTGAACTAGATCTTGATAACTTTGAAGAAGCTGAGCAACTACTTAACCAGGGTTTGAAAATATGTGATGAAGAAGAGGTAAATCAGTATGATGATGCTCGCACTAGGCTCCATCATAATCTAGGAAATGTTTATACCGAGTTACGCAACTGGAACAAAGCCAAGGTTCATATCGAGAAGGACATAGCTATATGTAGAAACATAGACCATATTCAAGGTGAGGCAAAGGGATTTATAAATCTTGGGGAGTTGCATTCTCGGATTCAAAAGTATGACGATGCAAAACTTTGCTACGAAAAAGCCCTTCATATAACAAAGGGTTTGGAAGATGAAGATGCACTAGTTGATCAAATTCATCAGAATATTGAAACTGTTACGAAAGCAGCTGAAGTTCTTGAAGAGTTGAAGAAAGACGAGCAGAAACTGAAAAAGCTTGTCAGAGATACTTCCAATGCTCGTGGAACACCGAAGGAGAGAAAACTCCTCTGTGAGCAGCATGCATGGCTGGATAATCTTATTGAAAAGGCAAGAATGATATCTGCATGGCCAAAA CACAAGGAATTTTCGAAAGGGAAAAAGAGAGTAACAAATGAACTTCGTGAGAAGGAAAAACAGAGTGATGCTCTTTTGTCCATAGGAGAATCATACCAAAAGCTTAGAATCTTCGGCAAAGCTCGTAAATGGTACATGAAAAGCTGGAACATGTATCGATCGATTGGAAACTTAGAG GGGCAAGCATTGGCAAAAGTGAACATTGGTAATGTTCTTGATTCTTGTGGTGACTGGGCTGGTGCGTTGCAAGCTTTTGAAGAAGGCTACAG AATTGCTGTGGAAGGGAATCTGCCAAATGTGCAACTTTCTGCCCTCGAGAACATGCATTACAGTCACATGGTCAGATTTGATAGTGTAGAAGATGCCAA GCAGGTACATCAAAAAATAGATAACTTGAAGCAGATATTGAATCAGCACGGATTAAGGGATACTGTAAGTGATTATTGCTCGGAAACTGAATCTGAAGGTGGTGATGCATCTGATAAAATGCTTGATCAAGAGGACAGTGATGGGCATGCTGCAAATGCATGTTCTGAGGAACCTGATGATCATGTTACTCTTGCTTCACTggttcatagaagtaggagctcATCCAATACAAAGGCATCCAAGATACATAGCATCCAGAAGAAGGTTGATAGATCATGTCATATGGATGAGCACACTAGAGAAGTTTTAAGTAAATCATGCAGTAACCAGTCTGGCAAAAGACGTGTCCGTGTGTTTATATCAGACGATGAAGCTGATGAGAGTCCTGAAATTGATCAATCAAAAAAGAAGCGAACTAATCAAACAGATAGTCTGTCTACATCAG AGGACATAGCAAATggaacaaacaacaggaatcag GTAGACCCTACTGAACCCAGGGATGTGTACAGTATCTGCACACCCTGCCCTGCTGAGGAAAGTATATGCTCATTCAAATCAAGTAGCCCCACTGGTCATGGTAATGATGGACTGGAAATAGGAGCTTCTAGTGGAGGAAAGGTGTCTTCATCCAAGCCAGCAGCAAGTGGTTCCAGAATTTGTACTCCTGCATCTCATAGTCAACCACATGGTCAAAATGCTGTCGGCCTCCTATCCACAGATGCTGATCAT CAACATTTGGCGTTCAGAATTGGTCAGCATCTGGTGTATTTGGATGTAAATGCTTGCATATGTGAGGCTGCTTTTAACATTGAGTCTCTTAAAGTTGAAGTGGCATGTGTATACTACCTTCAGATTCCTGATGAAAAGAGCTCCAAAG GCTTGTTGCCTATTATTGGGGAGCTCAAGTGTTGTGGGAATGTACTGGATGGTGCAGAATCAATTGATTATATTGGTCAACTTGCTTCTGAACAGAAGTGCATTGATGCTTTTGTTGATG ATTGGGTGCCAAAGCGGTTGATGAAATTGTACATCGATTTCTGCACAAAGTCGTCAGAAGCACCAAATAAGAAGCTATTGAAAAAATTGTATAATCTTGAA GTCTCTGAAGATGAAATCATTCTGTCTGATTGTGGACTGCAAGATTTGTCAATTTCACCTCTTCTTGAAGCCCTAAGATCACATAAAACAATAGCCATGTTGGATCTTTCTCATAACATGCTAG GAAATGAAACAATTGAAAGCCTTCAACAAATATTTGCTTCGTCATCCCAAACATATGGTGGCTTGACACTGGATTTACATTGCAATCGATTTGGTCCAACTGCTTTATTTCAG ATCTGTGAGTGTGCTGTTATGACTGAACGACTGGAAGTACTTAATCTGGCTGGGAATCGCCTCACAGATGGTTGCAGCTCTTATCTTTTCACAATCCTACAAAAGTGCAAAG CACTTTTTAGCTTGGATGTTGAGCAGTGTTCTATCACATCAAGAACAGTTCAGAAAATGGCAGATGCACTACATGAAGGCTCGGTACTTTCACATCTCTCGATAG GAAAAAACAATCCAATTTCTGGCAACACAATGCTTAACCTTCTCTCCAAACTGGCTTCTTTGAAAAG GTTTTCACAACTAAGCTTAACTGGTATAAAACTGAACAAGTTAATGGTTGATAAACTGTGTCTACTTGCACAATCCTTGAGTCTATCTGGATTTCTGCTAGGTGGAACTTCCATTGGACCT GGAGGAACAATTAGGCTCACCGAGGCATTATCTAGTGCGTCCCAAGAATTGATGAGGTTGGATTTATCCAACTGCGGGCTCACAACTCCTGAATTCTCACAGATCTGTACAAATCTTTCTAGAGTTAATATTCTTGACTTGAATCTCGGAGGAAATTCCATTAACATGGAG GGATGTGATGCTGTTGGGGCAATACTTGCAAATCCCCAGTGCAGCCTTAGATCTCTCACTCTCGACAGATGCAATCTTGGGCTTGGTGGCATTACTCGAATTATTCAGGCACTGGCAG GGAATGATCAACTGGAGGAGCTGAGCGTGGCCGAGAATGCAAACCTGGCACTGGAGAGAACACTGCACTTCGACGAGGACATGCAGGATGTATCGACAGGCACCGAGCACAGACACGGCCACAACGCCGAAGCAGGCGACAATGTAGCTCCAGGAAACGTCGATCTGGAGAAGATGGTGGTGGCGGACAGTGAGGACGAAGCAGCAAACGAGGACCGACGTACAGTTTCTGGTCCTGCCAGGAGCTGCGCGAGCTCCTGCCAGCGAAACTCCTATTCCGGCTGCCAGTTTGTCCAGGAGCTCGCGGAGGCCCTCGTCTCGGCGAAGCAACTGAGGGTGCTCGACCTCAGCCGGAACGGGCTGTCAGAGGAGGCCATCCAGTCGCTGTACTCTGCCTGGGCGTCGGGCCCGAGAGGTGACGGGGTGGCCCGGAAGCATGTGGGCAAGGAGGTGGTGCATTTCTCAGTGGATGGGGTGGCGTGCTGCGGGCTTAAGCCCTGCTGCAGAAGGGACTTGCAGATATGA